In one Candidatus Thioglobus sp. genomic region, the following are encoded:
- a CDS encoding M48 family metallopeptidase, producing MKFNLFTLIFLMATLSYVITLLWLNVRQNKAVAKSFDAVPVEFQEKITLDQHQKAAQYTQAKLTVNHFEVIFSTMLLLGWTLGGGLNALDAFWLAQTSDTLYQGVGFVLSLMFIGSLIDLPFSIYRTFGLEAKFGFNKMTPTTFMTDLAKELALMLVIGVPLIGAILWLMNEMGEFWWAYVWLVLTSFSLLMFWLYPTYIAPIFNKFKALDNLELKAKIDSLLTRTGFKSDGVFVMDGSKRSSHGNAYFTGIGKNKRIVFFDTLLEGMEDKEVEAILAHELGHFHHKHIRKHMISSFAISLLGLALLGYLINQLWFFNGLGIETASNHTALILFMLTLPVFSFFISPISNALSRKHEFEADAFAAKHTHADDLISSLVKLYRDNASTLTPDKLYSAFHDSHPSATIRINHLKASEN from the coding sequence ATGAAATTTAACTTATTTACTTTGATTTTTCTAATGGCCACACTTAGTTATGTCATTACACTATTGTGGCTAAACGTACGCCAAAATAAGGCAGTGGCCAAATCATTCGACGCAGTGCCGGTTGAATTCCAAGAAAAAATCACACTGGATCAACATCAAAAAGCAGCACAATATACGCAAGCTAAGCTTACTGTTAATCATTTTGAGGTGATCTTTTCAACGATGTTATTACTTGGTTGGACTTTGGGTGGTGGGCTAAACGCGCTTGATGCTTTTTGGCTAGCGCAAACAAGTGATACGCTTTATCAAGGCGTTGGCTTTGTATTAAGCTTGATGTTCATTGGAAGTTTGATTGATCTGCCTTTTAGTATTTATCGCACTTTTGGTTTAGAAGCTAAATTTGGCTTTAATAAAATGACACCAACCACCTTTATGACAGACTTAGCTAAAGAGCTTGCACTAATGCTGGTTATCGGTGTGCCACTTATTGGTGCTATTTTATGGCTAATGAACGAAATGGGTGAGTTTTGGTGGGCTTATGTTTGGCTAGTATTAACAAGCTTCTCGCTTTTGATGTTTTGGCTATACCCAACTTATATCGCTCCTATTTTTAACAAATTTAAAGCACTTGATAATCTTGAACTAAAAGCAAAGATTGACAGTTTACTAACTCGTACTGGCTTTAAGAGTGATGGTGTTTTTGTGATGGATGGTTCTAAGCGCTCATCACATGGCAATGCATACTTTACCGGTATTGGCAAGAACAAACGTATTGTGTTTTTTGACACACTACTTGAAGGTATGGAAGACAAAGAAGTAGAGGCGATTCTAGCGCATGAGTTAGGGCATTTTCATCACAAGCATATCCGCAAGCATATGATCTCTTCTTTTGCTATTTCTTTATTGGGTTTGGCATTGTTGGGTTATCTTATTAACCAATTATGGTTTTTTAATGGTTTGGGTATTGAAACCGCCTCTAACCATACGGCGCTGATTTTATTTATGCTAACCTTGCCTGTGTTTAGCTTTTTTATCTCGCCAATTAGTAATGCACTCTCTCGCAAGCACGAATTTGAGGCGGATGCTTTTGCTGCTAAACACACCCATGCAGATGATTTAATTTCAAGCTTGGTGAAGCTTTATCGTGACAATGCATCGACTTTAACCCCGGATAAGCTGT